In a genomic window of Piliocolobus tephrosceles isolate RC106 unplaced genomic scaffold, ASM277652v3 unscaffolded_37894, whole genome shotgun sequence:
- the LOC113219512 gene encoding UPF0488 protein C8orf33 has translation MAALGHLAGEAAAAPGLGTPCASRRHRLPGAVSSIRNPSTVCLCARQPTSSNADTRAHPLGDESSAASKKQKNKKKTRNRATVANGGEKAPEKPAPEEVPLSAEAQTQQLAQELAWCVEQLELGLKRQKPTPKQKEQAIGAIRTLRSKRTPLPRKRQLMHSLFGDYRAQMEAEWREALRALRSAAYLAQVQPVDGATRKKSRRVCRPRPIGRTKATLDTPDEEFRFNFF, from the exons ATGGCG GCCTTAGGACATCTTGCCGGGGAGGCAGCGGCGGCCCCAGGCCTGGGTACTCCCTGCGCGTCCCGCAGACACCGGCTTCCCGGCGCGGTTTCCAGCATCCGGAATCCCTCCACTGTCTGTCTCTGCGCAAGGCAACCCACAAGCAGTAACGCCGACACCAGAGCGCACCCGTTAGGCGATGAAAGCAGTGCAGCctcgaaaaaacaaaagaataagaagaaaaccCGGAACAGGGCCACTGTGGCAAATGGAGGCGAGAAGGCCCCAGAGAAACCCGCCCCAGAAGAAGTTCCCCTAAGCGCTGAGGCCCAG ACGCAGCAGTTGGCCCAGGAATTGGCTTGGTGTGTGGAACAACTGGAGCTTGGCCTCAAGAGGCAGAAACCCACCCCGAAACAGA AAGAGCAGGCTATTGGAGCAATCCGAACCCTGCGCAGCAAAAGAACGCCCCTGCCCCGGAAGAGGCAGTTGATGCACTCCTTGTTTGGAGACTATAGGGCTCAGATGGAAGCCGAATGGCGTGAGGCCCTGCGGGCTCTCAGATCTG CTGCTTATTTAGCCCAGGTGCAGCCTGTAGATGGAGCCACCAGAAAGAAGAGCCGAAGGGTCTGCAGGCCTCGCCCTATAGGGAGAACCAAAGCCACTCTGGACACTCCTGATGAAGAGTTTAGGTTCAATTTCTTTTAG